The following nucleotide sequence is from Cucumis melo cultivar AY chromosome 1, USDA_Cmelo_AY_1.0, whole genome shotgun sequence.
caagGACACGtcaacctctctagtatccaccacactggccaagatactccaagtatCCTAACTAAGCAGTTTGCTGGCCCTCATAGCTGAGATTACCTTAGGGAACGACCTTAATCCTTCTCCTTTGAACTTAAAACTGGACAtcaagggagggttaaacgctacctccttacgggaacaatctatgctagcatggttagcagctagccaatctatacctagaattacatcaaagtcgtgCATATCAAGAACTAACAACGTTACTTCTATCAGAtgacctgctatctcaatctggcatgctttcaccttttctgTCGACAACAAActctccccggaaggagtagatattGATAAAACATGGTataggggctctacctctaagcgagcatgcaacacaaatgcagaagagataaaggatGTGACGAACCAGAATCAAACAGAACTAAGAcataatgccccaatactggaagcgtacctgtcaccacagtgcctactctctcagcctcagttttaTTCGTAGCAAAGATTTTACCCTGATGTAGAACACttgctccctgattctgtgcaACCCCGGTAAGTCTCATCAGGCATCTGTCGGCTGTATgtccctcttgcctacacttgaagcaagtcctggtccccaACAAACAACGGCCTAGATGATGCTTCCCATAAGTGATACATAAAGACTTCCCTCTGGTAGCTTCTCCTGCCTCAAAAGGTCTCTGCTGAAAGCGGCGAAACTCTCCACCTGAACTGAGGTTTCGCTGTGGCACTGAAATAGGCAGCTTAGCCTTCCTTTTTATGTCCTGAAGTCAAACCCCTACCTGCAACcttggacgagttagccctctcctgcaAACTGAGATCTACTGCCAAGCATAGTGCATCAGCATGGGTGGCTGGTCGAAAGGCTCAAACAAGACCCTAGATAtctagtctgagacctctgACAAACTTATCGGCTCTAGCAGCCTCAGTCGTTATCATCTCAGGAGTGAAATGGGACAACATATCAAACTCTGTATCACACTGCTCTACTGTCCTATCGCCCTATTCCAAGTTCAGAAACTattgccgcttggcatctcgcaaactggcagagaagaatttcgcatagaaactctccttgaactgcttcCATGTAATCTGACCCATGTCACCCCTTAGCATCCTTTTTGTCGTCTCCTACCAGGCAGtgcctctgtctgtcaacataaAAACAACGTACtaaactttctgatcctcaagGCACTTCAGATACCGAAATATGGTCCCCAATAAGTacaaccacatctgagccttggtggggtcctccaaagacccatcgaatgttgTGGtgttgtactttttgaaatccctcaagtgcttggccgCTGTCCTCAACTGGTCCGACACGCCCTAGGGTACAATTGGAGCCggagcaggagctggcggggcaggctgctacTGCttccgcatctgcataatcaaatccctgaacctctgctTCATAGCAAcgaggtccgcatgagtaactggtgTAGCAGTGTCAGTAGCTTGAGCTACAGGCTGTACTTCAGATTGgacacgtcctgctccccttcttCGGCCTCCTCGACCACCCTTACGCGTACCTCTCCTTAGCGGCATTTTCCTGACAACCACCAATGATTTCTTTAGTCTCAtaagataattaacttcacAGGTTAACATACGTAAGCTCATGCATATAGAGATACATATAATATCATGaaagcgtacctgacgagtggcaaagGATTGTTTTAGCCATagggacacaaaacacagacttacatcataagtcagtctatagaacctaaaacttaggctctgataccaactataACGACCTAATTTTCcagactaagctaaggtcactaTGTACTGCTACgactcgacagtaaaacacacaacTCATAAAAGACCTATTATGATTCCTTAAAAACATTCGAAATAtcacaaaaacagtttcgggtCCTATTTTAAATAACGTTCCGaaaagttccaaaatatagttcacaaaatcatcaaaacaaaataaccaatcaaatgttctaaccatgactctatttaattctcaaaagaaatagaaattaacaaatgcgtcagcggaagcataaaaaaactagacgcgtccatatggccttcaagcacccttcttgcccctcgccaGTCTTCCCCTTGCCATACcattacctgaaaagtttaaagagaaaaagggtcAGTATAAGACATacctagtaagggacccacttcTAGGCCTattagggtaataacagttagcttcctatcaAGGGAgctaccctacataacagtctagtggtttcgtagaatgcacacatcaaacgagtgatcccaaaggatatacatatcagtctagtgatcccgaaggatgcacatatcagtcgagtgatcccgaaggatacacatatcagtctagtaatcccgaaggatacacatattaatttcgtgatctcgaaggatacaTATATctgtctagtgatcccaaaggatgcacatatcagtcgagtgatcccgagggatacacatatcagtctactgatcccaaaggacactgtgcctgtaaggtacgctaccctatagataaagctaacagttatccctcagtccatactaaatcGTCTATAATAGTCACATCGCAAACACGTTCAAGTTAACGGTTCAGTTAtaagcttagccagtcagacagtttaggtttaatcaACAGTCTCCTCTCAGTCGCTATATGTATATCTAATTCACACGTCATCGTGACGTTTCCttaaatccagtcaactagtcaaatcatcactttgtaaattCACCTGATGGTACTTCGTCTCAGCTCAAACCCTAGCACATCTACAGGAAGTCTatgttatgcataacgtccatattatgcataacaggAGTATTCAGTCTACAACACAATTCAACGGCGTCTACACAATCTACACATGAGTTTTTAAACTCCTAGCccctccacgacataactccataaccagtaTCCCGATAACAGACAttataacattaagattttcataatccatcgacattactattCCATTTAACAACATAGTCCCTCAACATAaccacaatacacagaacatcaggGCATCAGTGCCCATCAGCAGAACAACTCATTAACGTAAATAagtacataggctacaactaacgatcacgtcacctttaatcagtcaagagtgcATATAAGTGATGTTTTCTAGGTAAACATGCATTAATCAATTCAGTACAGTTGCTATCGTATAATTCctatgtgggttactacgttccCAGTTCCGGTCtcaggtccagtagtaagaaatcccttacctgaactGTAGCTAAAATCGTTGTTCAATTCGACGTCCAAAcaaatccacctaaacacaatCATTAgggtttaacaatgacatcacTAAAAAAAATCCACATTACAAAACGTTCCAAAGCAACATCTACCGGCTTACCCAAATAGAGGAGAGTTAGCTCCAACTACACTTGTCGTAACACCCAGAACCCGAGTTTCACCTCGCTAACACCTTCAAGGGATCAAAAGTTAACTCAACCAAtaagttcaacattttaatccaACATTTAAACTTAAATTAACTATTGAAAACGTTAGGAATTCCTTACATTGTCCTTACCAAGACTCACCGGGACTCGGCACGAATGGACACGACTTAAGTGGCTCGACTCGACTCAGCTTGGTTCAGCTTGCGGCTTGACTTGGTTCAGCTCGCGACTCGGCTTGGTTtagctcacggctcggcttggtcgtTTGTAGCCGGCGCACACGCGAACGACTATTTTTTTGCTTCACGCGACGACGGTCGAAAGAGGGACGCACGACGGTGAAAGTGAGTGACACAGCAACGACGGTTCTGGgacgaagaagatgaagatggaaGAGTTGACGAACGACCAACTGCGGGCAGAGACGGCCGACTCCCTCAGAAAAGAGACGCCGAAAAATGAACAAGAAGGGACGACGGTGTTATCAACTGAACGAAGGAGAAGGTCGGGATGGAGGGCATGCGTGCTGGCGCTGTCGGGAATGAAGAAAGAGATGATTGGGGCGGCGGTCGGCTTCatggaaagaagaagaagaaagaggcaCCGGGGGGGGTGGCGACGCGGGAAGGGAGATGGGTTTAGGGTTATgtttgtttaaaatatatatatatatatatatatatatatatatatatatatatatatatcatattattaaaatttatacccttcattttctttttcttttcttttctaaaccaaataaaatttaacataaaaaattttagattttcgaaaaataacataaaatgttaaaacttacctcgaaatttggggcaataaaatttaacataaaaaattttagattttcgaaaaataacataaaatgttaaaacttacctcgaaatttggggcattacagaaaatatttcattgtttatctagatagacatatataaagcatgctctaggtttacttacattctcatattcaaaaatgttgatgtttagagtcctccagtcacttgtttccaaacattcccatgttacaattggtggcccttccgttgcaagctttcttccaaacccaacatctaaattggaaagtcttggtattttcttaaaagcccaatagactaaaTCTAGCGGAAAcccttgaaggtatacaacatccttgTCATTGTAGGATGCTTTATTCAAGaactgatatgttaggatgtatgataaccttccccatggataacctttgaagatttcttcattatccaatatgtctagatgtaggagatttatgtggttgtgttaCTGCTTGagaattaaaaatgcttctaagatCTATAAAGGTTAACTAGTTTTTGTTTCAATGAGTCTTCCTTGTTGCACAatgctttgaaagttctttctatatctcttcttgttataaagtcatcatgacggAAAAAGCGCATTTTtcagaccattttcttttctttctcctagatttaagTCAGGaaatttgtgaccttttagtccagtcacaaaaaacaaaagtctttcagcccaaattctgctatatgtccattaaagttgaaagcaaggacattagttttttttgtatggcattattttcttaatagaaaTTTCAGAATCgtgttggtattttggccattttaatgttaaggaactggccaaaaggattgtttgtcaaaactcgagagagaattcttttatctattttggacttgatctgattcaatgtttctaaactgtaatatacagtaattctaaggttttttttgttcatcttccataataatgtcacttggatagtgtttcacttgttgaatgacataataaatagtatgtttcaaacaatggtaagtttaaacaaatttacaaatgcagagcactataaagaaaaagatacacaaatatacaatGCTATACAGACGGATATTCACATTCTTGTTTGTTacatttgttcctttttctttctttatttttctttcttttgtctttGCTTTACTCCTTATTGATTTGCTATACGATGCTTGTTGATTCTTGCTCagcatctatttgtaaaaaagaaaactaatataaattatgtttaatgaaatatatacaatcagTATAGAAACAGACATATTTATATGTTGCATAGATCGTGATAGATACTGattgatcgaaatgaatatagactcagacctttttgtatgcgatatagatcgtggtagatatatgtagatgatagagatagatcgaaatgaacaTAGATTCAAACCTTTTTATATGCAAGTCAGTTCTGAACGATTGACGAGGAAGACGATGATCGAAAAAGGctgagcaagttccttcacctttttatagtCCCTTCATTTTGATGACTTTTTTGTAATTACGAGTTATTGGAGTTTCTGTAAATGTTTGTTTATACTTATATAAACAATCGTTCAAATAtctctacacgatcgtgtatacttaaactttttcgtcatcttttattgtttattacattatcgtttatatatatgattatcatTTACATGATGTATAGAATCGTGtatgattatcgtttatattttaaaacatgATCAGACGCACATATGAGATAatcgttaaagataatttacgcgatcgttaaaatattttgttatcgtttagcgtttattgttgatcgtttatgtatttggtaatttacaagatcgtgtgtcaattgtatattattctacacgatgttgtctaataatcgtttattaacattagtcGCGCATGTGCGAATGATTAATTGCGCGTTtattggggtatttttggtatttcgcatTGTGGGCCTATGGATGTTTTTCGCTtatgaaattgttctatagaatgTAAATAACTTGTCGCttcattatattattaaaaaggcCCCTATGAATTTTGTAAacattttgtttgaaaattttatttaatttaaattgaatcaaaactaaaaaaggtaccacaggttacaaaagaaaaaaaatgaagataatAGTTTAAAAGAGAAACAACATTTTCCAACGTACAAAGGCAATGGAGTTGTTACTCGATCCCAACGCACTTATAGGCATCGAGAGAAAGGGAATTAGAGCAATCCGGATGACGTCCTACGTCGTCGGGAAATGTACATGATCTACCGATGCTGCATGTTGTGCGTTAAGAGATTCTCTCCCAATGCATTTTACCCGACCCCAATTTAGATCAATGTTTATGCGTCGGAAGATCATTTCCTGATGCTTTTTCATACATCTCCTAACGATTATGTGCATCAAGAGAtccctcttttttttctttgtagtgAAGAATtatctttacaaaaaaaaaaagataaaataaattatcaaaCAACTATTTTTGTGGTTTTATTATGAATTTAATAAAATGTTcaagaaaactaaaaaatcaaaattgagAAATCAAGATTCAAAAAGAAATTTACTTATGCCTAGTTTCCCGGCAACGACACCATTTCAAGGATCGATTTTCGTTAGGGTATGGTCGTAAAAATGTCAAACAACAAAAGTGATATGCAAGAATTGAAATTGGCACAATATGTGtaaaaattatttgtaaatCCAACCCTTTCAAATTATTTGTAAACCCAACTTTAGTTGAATTACCGCAAGGGTAAGTTGGGGTTGAACCCAACTGAACTAGAATCTAGACTTAACAAAAGAaatgatttttaatttttaagaaCATAAGAAATGAATCATGGGAGTATAAACTTGGTGTGGTAAGATGCAAAAAGTAAATTGTAATGCTACCGGTAGAGAAAGATTTCACTTCAAGAATCGATATCACAAAATTAAAAGGGTTTACTTCAAGAATTAAAAGACATGGGTACTtggtattttatttttcattccaataattgaatataaaaactaaagtgTGATTGCCACTTATcctttattaataaaaattcaaTTGCAAAATTCATGGTTCTTTTGGAGTCAAAACTTATTTGACTCAAGAATTAATTACACCACTTTATGGATCAAATTGTCAATTCTAATTCATAATACTTATGCTTCTAACCTTACATCTTCCCCCACAAATTTATAAATTGTATTAAACTTAAGGTTTAAGACTCAAAATAGTATGAATGCCACTTAACCTTTATTGCAAgcattcaataaaaaaaaagtcaatgAATCATGAGGTCATTTAAACTAGGTTGGGTTGATCGGTTTAGCAATTTTTGCAAAATTTCTTATCGTTGGACTGTGGATCTAATTTTTGTTAAACTTTTTTTTGCCATTCTTGCCAATACTCCCAATAATTTTGTATAGGGACTTTGTGTATAAGATAATCTCATTGGtttataatgatttttttttgttaacttTTTTTTGCCATTCTTGCCAATACTCCCAATAATTTTGTATAGGGACTTTGTGTATAAGATAATCTCATTGGtttataatgattttttttttactttaatggtaaattttttatttttacataattaaattatatttaacctacgaaataagaaaaaaatgtgaGGAAAAACAATACAAGAAACGAGACCAACAAATAATTATCATACAAGTTATgtttatgcttttttttttcaagaaataagaaacaaaaatagttaccaaatatattcatatttatattccttaaaatttaagaaacgtgaaacaataaattagaaacaaagaacaaaaaaataaaaacgttATCGAATGATCCTTTAGGATACCACCATCCTATTGTAAGGCGGTATCAAATGGGCCTTTAGGATTCCACTGTCCCATTGTAAGGTAGATGGACAATTAGGAAGACTCTTATTGTGATCTACAACATCTTTGTAATCAAGTTCAACGACAAAAGATAATTTGAGCATCAAACGTAAGTTTAAGTCtctacttcttttttctttttgaaagcTTATAATCTATAAAATTAAGAGCAATTAGATAATCTTTTTCGATTCCCTCCTGCTGGCATGTGTATATCTATCCTTCAATATTCTTGTTGTGCATTGTCGTGCACTTCAATTTCACATCAGACATAAAGAAGTTTGATGGaagtttttaattattttgggttatttctttaatttagcccatcaaaataataatagcaaaaagaagaagcagaagagagagagaaagagagagagaaagcgATGGGAAAAAAGAGGGTAATGCGAGTGGGAGATTAGAAATGAGGCAGCGAAGAGAGGAAGACACTCGGTGGGGGAGAGCTGCTACTGCCAACTGCTACACAACAACGCAATCTCTGTCTCACACTCACACTCCCAGCAGGCAAGCAGCAGCACCACCAACAATCCCATCCcttctaaaatttcaaaatcaaagcGCGATGTCTTCATCATCAAGAACTGTCCCAAACGGGGTCCACCCTCGCTACAACCCCagatcctcctcctcctccgccACTTTCAAAGGCTGCTGCTGCTGCCTCTTCCTCCTTTTCTCCTTCCTCGCCCTCTTAGTCCTCGCCATCGTCCTCGTCGTCGTCCTGGCCCTCAAACCGAAGAAACCCCAATTCGATCTCCAGCAAGTGGGTGTCCAGTACATGGGCATAACCAATCCCAATCCCACCACCGCCTCTCTTTCCCTCAACATTCGGATGATTTTCACAGCCGTTAACCCTAACAAAGTTGGAATCAAGTACGAGGAATCCCGGTTCACGGTTATGTACCGAGGAATTCCTCTTGGGAGAGCCTCCGTTCCGGGATTCTTTCAAGACCCTCACAGCCAGCGCCAGGTGGATGCCACCATCGCCGTCGATCGCGTAAATCTCCTTCAAGCTGACGCTGCCGATTTGATCCGTGACGCCTCCTTGAACGACCGTGTTGAGCTCAGAA
It contains:
- the LOC103489700 gene encoding uncharacterized protein LOC103489700 produces the protein MRQRREEDTRWGRAATANCYTTTQSLSHTHTPSRQAAAPPTIPSLLKFQNQSAMSSSSRTVPNGVHPRYNPRSSSSSATFKGCCCCLFLLFSFLALLVLAIVLVVVLALKPKKPQFDLQQVGVQYMGITNPNPTTASLSLNIRMIFTAVNPNKVGIKYEESRFTVMYRGIPLGRASVPGFFQDPHSQRQVDATIAVDRVNLLQADAADLIRDASLNDRVELRILGDVAAKIRLLSFNSPGVQVSVDCAIVISPRKQSLTYKQCGFDGLNV